A single window of Psychromonas ingrahamii 37 DNA harbors:
- the tadA gene encoding tRNA adenosine(34) deaminase TadA codes for MSNDKTLTAQQHNDQKWMAYALSLADKAESFGEIPVGAVIVKDNKIVAEGWNLSIINHNACAHAEIMAIQSAGQKIQNYRLIDCTLYVTLEPCAMCAGALVHARIKRLVYGAGDYKTGAAGSVFNLVQSEQLNHQLEVTAGVFAEESATKISAFFKRRRLEKKQLKKQLIDSTLPA; via the coding sequence ATGTCAAATGACAAGACATTGACGGCGCAGCAACACAATGATCAAAAATGGATGGCCTACGCGCTCTCTTTAGCAGATAAAGCCGAATCGTTCGGTGAGATCCCGGTTGGCGCGGTGATTGTTAAAGACAATAAAATAGTGGCGGAAGGTTGGAATTTATCCATTATTAATCATAATGCCTGTGCTCATGCGGAGATTATGGCAATACAAAGTGCGGGTCAAAAAATTCAAAATTACCGTTTAATTGACTGTACGTTATATGTCACCCTAGAGCCCTGCGCGATGTGTGCGGGTGCATTAGTGCATGCGCGCATTAAGCGTCTTGTTTATGGTGCCGGTGATTATAAAACCGGTGCTGCGGGTTCGGTATTTAACCTTGTGCAGAGTGAACAGTTAAATCATCAGCTGGAGGTAACTGCCGGTGTTTTTGCAGAAGAAAGTGCCACAAAAATAAGTGCTTTTTTTAAGCGCCGCCGTTTAGAAAAAAAACAGTTGAAGAAGCAATTAATTGATTCTACTCTGCCCGCTTAA
- the ndk gene encoding nucleoside-diphosphate kinase, with protein MPLERTLSIIKPDAVGKHLTGRILARFERAGLQPVAIKMVRLTSEQAEAFYAEHKGREFYQPLIDFMTSGPMVVQVLQAENAINLYREMIGKTDPTQAAAGTIRADFAESTRCNAVHGSDSPASAAKEIAFFFSDDEICPPAAD; from the coding sequence ATGCCATTAGAAAGAACACTTTCAATCATTAAACCCGACGCCGTAGGTAAACACCTTACTGGTAGAATTTTAGCGCGTTTTGAACGTGCTGGCTTACAGCCTGTTGCTATAAAAATGGTTCGCCTAACCAGTGAGCAAGCTGAGGCTTTTTATGCAGAGCATAAAGGCCGAGAGTTTTACCAACCATTAATTGATTTTATGACTTCCGGGCCGATGGTCGTGCAGGTTTTACAAGCTGAAAATGCAATCAATCTGTATCGTGAAATGATCGGAAAAACCGATCCTACGCAAGCGGCTGCCGGTACTATTCGTGCTGATTTTGCTGAATCTACCCGCTGTAATGCAGTGCATGGATCCGATAGCCCCGCTTCTGCGGCAAAAGAAATCGCCTTCTTTTTTAGCGATGATGAAATATGCCCACCAGCAGCAGATTAA
- the def gene encoding peptide deformylase translates to MNQTKNKSYPIAQLGHPVLRQRATEVENVLADECQQLINQMMFAVSEAGGVGIAAPQIHHSVRMFIMCSKPNARYPDAPLMAPTAIINPEILHYSSDKVKGWEGCLSVPSMRGLVPRHSQITVRYVDQQGNKQQQELTGFIARIFQHELDHLNGLTFIDQLESTQDLISEVEWYQQFASIQS, encoded by the coding sequence ATGAATCAAACTAAAAACAAGTCATATCCCATTGCTCAATTGGGCCATCCAGTATTAAGACAAAGAGCGACTGAGGTTGAAAATGTGCTTGCCGATGAATGTCAGCAATTAATTAATCAAATGATGTTCGCTGTATCAGAAGCCGGTGGTGTCGGTATTGCAGCACCACAAATTCATCATAGTGTGCGCATGTTTATTATGTGTTCTAAACCCAATGCTCGTTACCCGGACGCGCCATTAATGGCACCAACAGCGATCATTAACCCTGAAATATTGCATTATTCCAGTGACAAAGTGAAAGGCTGGGAAGGCTGTTTAAGTGTACCTAGTATGCGCGGTTTAGTACCAAGGCATAGCCAAATCACTGTCCGTTATGTTGATCAACAAGGTAATAAACAGCAGCAGGAATTAACGGGGTTTATTGCCCGTATTTTTCAGCACGAATTAGATCATTTGAACGGCTTAACCTTTATTGACCAGTTAGAATCGACGCAAGATTTAATCAGTGAAGTTGAATGGTATCAACAGTTCGCTTCTATACAAAGTTAA
- a CDS encoding prepilin peptidase: MNDIVILLEYSPPYLYGIVTILGLLIGSFLNVVIYRLPVMMEREWKAECADSFPDVNINIEPDTFNLVLPHSRCPSCHHLIGPTENIPVISWLLQKGRCKHCSCKISKRYPSIELLTAMLSLAVAYLVPFGWPLLFALVFTWVLISLTFIDFDTMLLPDNLTLPLLWLGLLINISGTFTDISSAVLGAIFGYLTLWSIYWGFKIVTGKEGMGYGDFKLLAALGAWFGWQALPLIILLSSFSGAIIGIAIMLASKDKQSRPMPFGPYLAVAGWLFLVYGDRLTEIYYSLVL, from the coding sequence ATGAATGATATTGTCATCTTGTTAGAGTATTCCCCTCCATACCTTTACGGGATAGTCACTATTCTGGGCTTGTTGATAGGTTCATTTTTAAATGTTGTTATCTATCGTTTGCCTGTGATGATGGAGCGGGAATGGAAAGCGGAATGTGCGGACTCTTTTCCCGATGTCAATATCAATATTGAGCCAGATACCTTTAATCTTGTCTTACCTCATTCGCGTTGTCCAAGCTGTCATCATTTGATAGGTCCAACGGAAAATATCCCGGTGATCAGCTGGTTGTTACAAAAGGGACGCTGTAAGCATTGTAGCTGTAAAATCAGCAAACGTTATCCAAGTATTGAATTATTAACCGCTATGCTGTCCTTGGCTGTTGCTTATCTGGTACCGTTTGGCTGGCCATTATTATTTGCTTTAGTCTTTACCTGGGTATTAATCAGCCTGACTTTTATTGATTTTGATACGATGTTATTACCCGATAACCTGACGCTGCCGTTATTGTGGTTAGGTCTATTAATCAATATTTCCGGCACTTTTACCGATATAAGCAGTGCGGTATTAGGCGCCATCTTTGGTTATTTAACACTTTGGTCTATCTATTGGGGATTTAAAATTGTCACCGGCAAAGAGGGAATGGGATATGGTGATTTTAAATTATTGGCGGCTTTAGGGGCGTGGTTCGGCTGGCAGGCATTACCGCTTATTATTTTACTTTCTTCTTTTTCCGGGGCAATTATCGGTATTGCCATTATGTTAGCCTCCAAGGATAAACAGAGTCGGCCAATGCCCTTTGGTCCCTATCTTGCCGTTGCGGGGTGGTTATTTCTGGTTTACGGGGATAGGTTAACTGAAATCTATTATTCACTGGTTTTATAA
- a CDS encoding endonuclease/exonuclease/phosphatase family protein, with protein sequence MKRNLTLLSTKVILTVYLPIVIILIGVLATFPKSPQYLTVSDNNEQLYLQSCPELTAVKPASGLTQKLGLPFTLLNWNIFKQQNINWQKTLQKWSQKSDLLTLQEIKYSPAFINFSRINSFFYFQNNAFQYQNVVYGVNTLSKVRPSYVCGTRFGEPWTIIPKTGLATIYPLDNLPDSLLLINIHGVNFTFTAAPLVDQIQPYLTLIKSHAGPVIFSGDFNTWSAPRLEQVAKILQQADFQEVLFENDRRTTVFGKPLDHIYYRGLRVVDSENWATKTSDHNPQFVTFTLKK encoded by the coding sequence ATGAAACGCAATCTCACACTTCTCTCTACAAAAGTGATACTGACAGTCTATTTACCCATTGTGATTATCCTGATCGGAGTATTAGCGACTTTCCCCAAATCACCGCAGTATTTAACCGTATCGGATAATAATGAACAGCTTTATTTACAAAGCTGCCCTGAACTTACGGCAGTCAAACCGGCTTCCGGTTTAACACAAAAACTCGGACTTCCCTTTACCCTGTTGAATTGGAATATCTTCAAACAACAAAATATAAACTGGCAAAAAACGCTGCAAAAATGGAGTCAAAAATCTGATCTGCTTACTCTGCAGGAGATAAAATATTCGCCCGCATTTATAAATTTCAGCAGGATTAACAGCTTTTTTTATTTTCAAAATAACGCATTCCAGTATCAGAATGTTGTCTATGGGGTGAATACACTCAGTAAAGTTAGACCAAGTTATGTTTGCGGCACACGCTTTGGTGAGCCTTGGACAATTATCCCAAAAACAGGATTAGCAACCATCTATCCCTTAGATAACCTCCCGGATTCATTATTACTTATCAATATTCATGGTGTGAATTTCACTTTTACCGCCGCCCCCCTTGTTGATCAGATACAACCTTACTTAACACTGATCAAATCTCATGCCGGTCCGGTAATATTCAGTGGCGATTTTAATACTTGGTCTGCTCCTCGCTTAGAGCAGGTTGCTAAAATATTACAACAAGCGGATTTTCAAGAGGTATTATTTGAAAATGATCGACGTACTACTGTTTTTGGAAAGCCCCTGGATCATATTTATTATCGCGGGTTACGGGTGGTAGATAGCGAAAACTGGGCAACTAAAACATCGGATCATAATCCTCAATTTGTTACTTTTACACTCAAGAAGTAG